A window of the Cucurbita pepo subsp. pepo cultivar mu-cu-16 chromosome LG01, ASM280686v2, whole genome shotgun sequence genome harbors these coding sequences:
- the LOC111792614 gene encoding probable sugar phosphate/phosphate translocator At3g11320, with protein MKGSSRFFTIGLVTSWYSSNIGVLLLNKYLLSNYGFKYPIFLTMCHMTACSLLSYVAIAWLKMVPMQTIRSRIQFMKISALSFVFCISVVFGNISLRYLPVSFNQAVGATTPFFTAVFAYLMTLKREAWLTYITLVPVVTGVIIASGGEPSFHLFGFIICVAATAARALKSVLQGILLSSEGEKLNSMNLLLYMAPIAVVFLLPASLFMEENVVGITLALARDDKKIIWYLLFNSALAYFVNLTNFLVTKHTSALTLQVLGNAKGAVAVVISILIFRNPVSVTGMLGYALTVIGVILYSESKKRSK; from the exons ATGAAGGGTTCCAGTCGTTTTTTCACGATCGGGCTTGTGACTTCCTGGTATTCCTCCAACATTGGTGTCCTTTTGTTGAACAAATATTTGCTGAGCAACTATGGGTTCAAGTACCCGATCTTCTTGACCATGTGCCACATGACTGCTTGCTCTCTGCTTAGCTACGTTGCGATTGCTTGGTTGAAGATGGTTCCGATGCAGACGATTCGATCTCGGATTCAATTTATGAAGATTTCGGCGCTTAGCTTTGTGTTCTGTATTTCTGTTGTCTTTGGCAACATATCTCTTAGGTATTTGCCGGTCTCGTTCAACCAGGCTGTTGGGGCCACCACACCTTTCTTTACGGCGGTGTTTGCTTACCTTATGACGCTGAAGAGGGAAGCTTGGCTCACTTACATTACTCTCGTCCCCGTTGTTACTGGGGTCATTATTGCCAGTGGG GGTGAACCGAGTTTCCATCTGTTTGGATTTATAATATGTGTTGCAGCTACGGCTGCAAGGGCACTCAAATCAGTCCTGCAAGGAATTTTGCTTTCTTCTGAAGG AGAGAAGCTGAATTCCATGAATCTTCTTCTGTACATGGCTCCTATAGCCGTTGTCTTTCTGCTGCCTGCATCACTTTTCATGGAAGAAAATGTGGTCGGTATCACTCTGGCTCTTGCTCGAGATGATAAAAAGATCATCTGGTATCTGCTATTCAACTCTGCACTTGCGTATTTTGTAAACCTGACCAATTTTTTGGTTACCAAACACACCAGTGCATTGACACTTCAG GTGCTCGGCAATGCCAAGGGTGCTGTTGCTGTGgtgatttcaattttaatcttCAGAAATCCAGTCTCAGTCACTGGAATGCTTGGTTACGCGCTCACAGTTATTGGGGTTATCCTCTACAGTGAATCCAAGAAAAGAAGcaaatga
- the LOC111792622 gene encoding 17.8 kDa class I heat shock protein-like: MSLIPSIFGGRRSNVYDPFSLDVWDPFEGFPFSSSLANAPSSARETSAFANTRIDWKETPEAHVFKADLPGIKKEEVKVEIEEGGVLQISGERSKEQEEKNDKWHRIERSSGKFMRRFRLPENAKVEEVKANMENGVLTVTVPKMEVKKPEIKAIDISG, from the coding sequence ATGTCGCTGATTCCAAGCATTTTCGGTGGGCGCCGGAGCAACGTCTACGATCCCTTCTCCTTGGACGTCTGGGATCCTTTCGAGGGCTTCCCATTTTCAAGCTCACTGGCCAACGCCCCTTCCTCTGCTCGTGAGACCTCTGCTTTTGCCAACACTCGAATCGACTGGAAGGAGACCCCAGAAGCCCACGTGTTCAAGGCGGATCTTCCGGGGATAAAAAAGGAGGAAGTGAaggttgaaattgaagaaggggGAGTTCTGCAGATCAGCGGAGAGAGAAGCAAAGAACAGGAGGAGAAGAACGACAAGTGGCATAGAATTGAACGAAGCAGTGGGAAGTTCATGAGGAGATTCAGGCTGCCTGAGAATGCGAAAGTAGAAGAGGTGAAGGCCAACATGGAGAATGGGGTGCTGACGGTGACGGTGCCCAAGATGGAAGTGAAGAAGCCAGAAATCAAGGCCATCGACATCTCTGGTTAG
- the LOC111807694 gene encoding LIM domain-containing protein WLIM2b, with product MSFIGTQQKCKACEKTVYPVDQLSADGVAFHKSCFKCSHCNGTLKLSNYSSMEGVLYCKPHFEQLFKEAGNFSKNFLSTAKSSEKPTPELTRTPSKAASMFSGTQEKCATCGKTAYPLEKVTVESQAYHKSCFKCSHGGCSLSPSNYAALDGILYCKHHFSQLFKEKGSYNHLIKSALMKRQVATSDPDT from the exons ATGTCGTTTATTGGCACCCAACAGAAATGCAAAGCTTGTGAGAAGACTGTGTACCCTGTAGATCAGTTATCTGCTGATGGGGTTGCTTTCCACAAGTCATGTTTCAAATGTAGCCACTGCAATGGAACACTTAAG CTGAGTAATTATTCTTCAATGGAAGGTGTTCTGTACTGTAAGCCTCATTTTGAGCAGCTCTTCAAGGAAGCTGGGAACTTCAGCAAGAACTTTCTATCTA CTGCAAAGTCCTCCGAGAAGCCAACTCCAGAGCTG ACTAGGACACCAAGCAAAGCGGCCAGCATGTTTTCTGGGACACAAGAAAAGTGTGCTACATGTGGAAAAACTGCATATCCACTGGAGAAG GTGACAGTTGAGAGTCAAGCCTATCATAAGTCGTGTTTTAAATGCTCCCATGGTGGCTGTTCTTTATCTCCATCAAACTATGCTGCACTTGATGGAATTTTGTACTGCAAACACCACTTTTCACAGCTTTTCAAGGAAAAGGGAAGCTATAACCATCTGATCAAATCAGCATTGATGAAGCGGCAAGTAGCAACCTCTGATCCAGACACTTAA
- the LOC111792627 gene encoding 60S ribosomal protein L35a-1: MVKGSQGERVRLYTRGTILGYKRSKSNQYPNTSLLQIEGVNSKDEVSWYQGKRLAYIYKAKVKKNGSHYRCIWGKVARPHGNSGIVRAKFKSNLPPKSMGDRVRVFMYPSNI; this comes from the exons ATGGTGAAAGGAAGCCAAGGAGAGAGAGTCAG ACTTTACACCCGGGGAACAATTCTCGGCTACAAGAG GTCGAAGTCGAACCAGTACCCAAACACTTCTTTACTTCAGATTGAGGGTGTTAATTCCAAGGATGAGGTTTCCTGGTACCAAGGAAAGCGATTGGCATATATCTACAAGGCTAAAGTGAAGAAGAACGGATCCCACTATCGTTGCATTTGGGGCAAGGTCGCAAGGCCTCATGGTAACAGTGGCATCGTTAGAGCGAAGTTCAAGTCTAATCTGCCACCGAAGTCCATG GGTGACAGGGTCAGAGTATTCATGTACCCCAGCAACATTTGA